The region AGTCTCGGGAGGAGACAGTGTGGCCATCGTTACGCCATTCGTGCAGGTCGGAACTTACCCGACAAGGAATTTCGCTACCTTAGGACCGTTATAGTTACGGCCGCCGTTTACTGGGACTTCAATCAAGAGCTTGCACCCCATCATTTAATCTTCCAGCACCGGGCAGGCGTCACACCCTATACGTCCACTTTCGTGTTTGCAGAGTGCTGTGTTTTTATTAAACAGTCGCAGCCACCAGTTTATTGCAACCCTTTCACCCTCATGGAGTAAACCATTCAAGCTACCGGGGCGTACCTTTTCCCGAAGTTACGGTACCAATTTGCCGAGTTCCTTCTCCCGAGTTCTCTCAAGCGCCTTAGAATACTCATCTCGCCCACCTGTGTCGGTTTGCGGTACGGTCTCGTATGACTGAAGCTTAGAGGCTTTTCTTGGAACCACTTCCGATTGCTTCGTGAATAAATTCACTCGTCTCAACCCCTTGAATTCCGCACCCGGATTTGCCTAAGTGCCTTCTATGAGCCAAAAACCAACTATTCCAACAGTTGGACAACCTTCCGCGATCCGTCCCCCCATCGCATCATACGACGGTGCAGGAATATTAACCTGCTTCCCATCAGCTACGCATCTCTGCCTCGCCTTAGGGGCCGACTCACCCTGCTCCGATGAACGTTGAACAGGAAACCTTGGGCTTACGGCGTGGAGGCTTTTCACCCCCATTATCGCTACTCATGTCAGCATTCGCACTTCTGATACCTCCAGCATCCTTTACAAGACACCTTCGCAGGCTTACAGAACGCTCTCCTACCATATATATCTGTGATAAATCACAGAACAATATCCGCAGCTTCGGTGACTGGCTTAGCCCCGTTACATCTTCCGCGCAGGACGACTCGATCAGTGAGCTATTACGCTTTCTTTAAATGATGGCTGCTTCTAAGCCAACATCCTGACTGTTTTAGCCTTCCCACTTCGTTTTCCACTTAGCCAATCTTTGGGACCTTAGCTGGCGGTCTGGGTTGTTTCCCTCTTGACGCCGGACGTTAGCACCCGACGTCTGTCTCCCAAGCTCGCACTCATCGGTATTCGGAGTTTGCAATGGTTTGGTAAGTCGCAATGACCCCCTAGCCATAACAGTGCTCTACCCCCGATGGTGATACTTGAGGCACTACCTAAATAGTTTTCGGAGAGAACCAGCTATTTCCAAGTTTGTTTAGCCTTTCACCCCTACCCACAGCTCATCCCCTAATTTTTCAACATTAGTGGGTTCGGACCTCCAGGGCGTGTTACCGCACCTTCATCCTGGCCATGAGTAGATCACTTGGTTTCGGGTCTACACCCAGCGACTGATCGCCCTATTCGGACTCGATTTCTCTACGGCTTCCCTATGCGGTTAACCTTGCCACTGAATGTAAGTCGCTGACCCATTATACAAAAGGTACGCAGTCACGGAACAAGTCCGCTCCTACTGTTTGTATGCACACGGTTTCAGGATCTATTTCACTCCCCTTCCGGGGTTCTTTTCGCCTTTCCCTCACGGTACTGGTTCACTATCGGTCGATTACGAGTATTTAGCCTTGGAGGATGGTCCCCCCATATTCAGACAGGATGTCACGTGTCCCGCCCTACTTGTCGTACGCTTAGTACCACCGGTCCGATTTCACATACGGGGCTATCACCCACTATGGCTCCTATTTCCAGAGGATTCTGTTATCGGTCCGACTATCACGTACAGGCTCTTCCCATTTCGCTCGCCGCTACTTTGGGAATCTCGGTTGATTTCTTTTCCTGCAGCTACTTAGATGTTTCAGTTCGCCGCGTTCGCCTTGCATACCTATGTATTCAGTATGCAATACCCTAAAAGGGTGGGTTGCCCCATTCGGAAATCTGCGGATCAAAGTGTGTTTGCTCACTCCCCGCAGCTTATCGCAAGCTACTACGTCCTTCATCGCCTGTAATCGCCAAGGCATCCACCATGTGCACTTATTCGCTTGTCCCTATAACGTTAGCCTCTGCTCACCGAGGTGACCAAAGAGCGCTACAGGGATAAGAAAGTACAACGTTGTTGCTTGTTTGTTGATACATACAATCATTACCCATCGATTTGCTTTTTACGGCAAACCGATCAATAAATAATCTTTACTTCTTCCAGATTGTTAAAGAACATACAGCACTTGGTCTCGAAAAGACCAAACCTAAATCCCGGCGCACTATCTGCACTGATTTACGTTTGAACTTTTGGTGGAGGATGACGGGATCGAACCGACGACCCCCTGCTTGCAAAGCAGGTGCTCTCCCAGCTGAGCTAATCCCCCTATGGGTATTTCCAGACTACAGAAACTGGTAGGGCTGGTTGGACTCGAACCAACGACCCCCGCGTTATCAACACGGTGCTCTAACCAGCTGAGCTACAGCCCCAAATGCTGTTCTTTATATTAACAGCCGATAAGTGTGAACATTTGATGCGTGAATCATTTACATGATTCGTGCAAACTCTAGAAAGGAGGTGATCCAGCCGCACCTTCCGATACGGCTACCTTGTTACGACTTCACCCCAGTCACGAATCCTACCGTGGTAAGCGCCCTCCTTACGGTTAAGCTACCTACTTCTGGTAAAACCCGCTCCCATGGTGTGACGGGCGGTGTGTACAAGACCCGGGAACGTATTCACCGCGACATGCTGATCCGCGATTACTAGCGATTCCAACTTCATGCAGTCGAGTTGCAGACTACAATCCGGACTACGATACACTTTCTGCGATTAGCTCCCCCTCGCGGGTTGGCGGCGCTCTGTATGTACCATTGTATGACGTGTGAAGCCCTACCCATAAGGGCCATGAGGACTTGACGTCATCCCCACCTTCCTCCGGTTTGTCACCGGCAGTCTCATTAGAGTGCCCTTTCGTAGCAACTAATGACAAGGGTTGCGCTCGTTGCGGGACTTAACCCAACATCTCACGACACGAGCTGACGACAGCCATGCAGCACCTGTGTACTGGTTCTCTTTCGAGCACTCCCCAATCTCTCGGGGATTCCAGCCATGTCAAGGGTAGGTAAGGTTTTTCGCGTTGCATCGAATTAATCCACATCATCCACCGCTTGTGCGGGTCCCCGTCAATTCCTTTGAGTTTTAATCTTGCGACCGTACTCCCCAGGCGGTCTACTTCACGCGTTAGCTGCGTTACCAAGTCAATTAAGACCCGACAACTAGTAGACATCGTTTAGGGCGTGGACTACCAGGGTATCTAATCCTGTTTGCTCCCCACGCTTTCGTGCATGAGCGTCAATCTTGACCCAGGGGGCTGCCTTCGCCATCGGTGTTCCTCCACATATCTACGCATTTCACTGCTACACGTGGAATTCTACCCCCCTCTGCCAGATTCTAGCCTTGCAGTCTCCAATGCAATTCCCAGGTTGAGCCCGGGGATTTCACATCAGACTTACAAAACCGCCTGCGCACGCTTTACGCCCAGTAATTCCGATTAACGCTTGCACCCTACGTATTACCGCGGCTGCTGGCACGTAGTTAGCCGGTGCTTATTCTTCAGGTACCGTCATTAGCAAGAGATATTAGCTCTCACCGTTTCTTCCCTGACAAAAGAGCTTTACAACCCGAAGGCCTTCTTCACTCACGCGGCATTGCTGGATCAGGCTTTCGCCCATTGTCCAAAATTCCCCACTGCTGCCTCCCGTAGGAGTCTGGACCGTGTCTCAGTTCCAGTGTGGCTGGTCGTCCTCTCAGACCAGCTACTGATCGATGCCTTGGTAGGCTTTTACCCTACCAACTAGCTAATCAGATATCGGCCGCTCCACGAGCATGAGGTCTTGCGATCCCCCACTTTCATCCTTAGATCGTATGCGGTATTAGCGTAACTTTCGCTACGTTATCCCCCACTCCAGGGTACGTTCCGATATATTACTCACCCGTTCGCCACTCGCCACCAGAGCAAGCTCCGTGCTGCCGTTCGACTTGCATGTGTAAGGCATGCCGCCAGCGTTCAATCTGAGCCAGGATCAAACTCTTCAGTTTAATCTCTGTTACTTTGCCATTTTATTGGCACCGTCTTGCGACGGGTCGCTCACTCAAAAAACTGACAGGCTACTTCCGAAGAAGTATCCTATTTCATTATTTCTTGTGAACATTTGATATTTTAAGTTAGACGTCAATCCGAAGATTGACGCTGCACTTGCATCAAATGCCCACACTTATCGACTGTTAATTGTTAAAGAACTGTATTCGGTGCTGCTTATTTACCACTCTCGCGCTATCGACAAAGCGTTGTGTTTGTCAGCTACGAAGAAGGAAGAGTATGAAGCATTTCGCTACATCCGTCAACTCCTTCTTTTCCTGCTCATCGCCGTTTCCGGTGATCCTCAACTGCCGCATTTGACTGCGTCTCATTGGGGAGGCGAACTATAGCAAAGCGCCCCCGTAGTAGCAAGGCTTTTCCGGGGTATTTGCGGCCAACTGCTACAATTTCGCCCCCTCAGCGCAAATTCGCGTCCCACCATAGAAGATTCACCATGAAACAACAAGCTCAAGGATCAGGCCTGACCCTGAAACGGGCTGGCTTTACCACTGGCTTCGGCGTCCTCGCCGCCACCCTCGGTTCCGCAGTCGGCCTCGGCAACATCTGGAAGTTCCCCTACCTGACAGGCGCCAATGGCGGCGCCGGTTTCCTGCTCATCTATCTGCTCGCCACCTTATTAGTGGGATTGCCCGTGATGATCGCGGAAATCACCCTGGGACGCCGGGCCAAGGTCAATCCCATCTCCACCATGGAACAGCTGGCACCGAAGGGCAAGCCCTGGTGGCTGGTTGGCGTCATTGGCATGGTCGCCGCCTTCCTGATCGTCGCGTTCTATTCGGAAGTGGTGGGCTGGGTGTTTGCGTATATCGCCAAGGCCATCGATGGCTCCATCCTCAGCAGCGACAAGCTGGTGACGGAAGCGGCTTTCGCCTCACTGATCAGCAATCCTTTGCAATCGCTGTTGTGGCAATGGGGCGTACTGCTGTTTATCGGCGGCATATTGATGCTGGGCGTAACCAAGGGCATCGAAGCGATCGCCAAGAAACTCATGCCGCTGCTGTTCCTGCTGTTGCTGCTGCTCTGCGCGGTCAGCCTGTCGCTCGATAAAGCGGCCGAAGGCCTGGCGTTTCTGTTCCGTCCTGATTTTTCCAAGCTGACGGCTTCCGTCGTGCTGACGGCCATGGGCCTGGCCTTCTTTAAATTGTCCGTAGGCATGGGTACGATGATGACCTACGGCAGCTATTTCCGCGATGACCAAGATATCCCCGTCACGACTTTACGCGTAATGGCGGCCGACCTAGGCGTCTCCATGCTGGCCGGCATCGCCATCTTCCCCGCCGTGTTCACGTTTGGCTTCGCCCCCAGCGCGGGACCGTCGCTGGTGTTCATCACGATTCCCGCCGTGTTCTCGCAAATTCCCATGGGACAAGCATTGATGGTGGTGTTCTTCATTCTGGCAGCAGTCGCCGCCACGGGCGCGATGCTGTCGCTGATGGAAGTGCCCGTGGTGATTTTCCATGAACGCTTTGGCTGGACGCGCACCAGGGCCACCATCGTGACCATGCTGCTGCTGGCCGTGCTCGGTTCCGTATGCGCGCTGAGTAATAGCACCCTGGCGGACTTCAAGCTGTTTAATTTGAATATGTTTGATCTGTTCGACTTTGTATCATCGAATATCTTCCTGCCGGTAGGCGGCATCGCGATTGCCTTGTTTACCGGCTGGGCCTGGGGCAAGGACCATTTCATCGATGCGATCAGCAATCATGGCCAGTTGCAGAACAGAAAATTGGCCCATGTGCTGCTGTTCCTGCTGCGCTTTGTCTCTCCTGTCCTGATCCTGATCGTGATGCTGAAGGGCCTGAAAGTCTTCTAATTAAAGAACCCGGGTGTAGGTCTGGCGCACCAGCACCCGGTCGCCGCAATCGAAATGCCACCATTCGCTGTTGATGCCGAAGAAGCCCGCCTGGAACATGGCGTCGCGCAACAATCGGCGATGGTCCACTTGCCCCTGCGTAATTTCTCCCCTTTCCAGCATCACCAGCTCCAGCGCCGGGTGCGAGCGCTCACTCAGGTCATCAAAGCCCGTGCCCATGTCGAGTTCCTGCCCATCGGGCCCAACGATGGTGATGTCGAGCGCCATGCCGAACGAATGGATCGAGCCGCGCGACGGCTCGGCGATATAGCCGAGCAACTCCGTTCCCTGCAGCGCATCCCACAGTTGCTGCTGCACCCGTTGCGGACGCAGGGCGTCGAGTACCAATAAATGATGATCGGGTCGCCGCTCGGCCAGCCAGGCCACGGCCTGTTCCAGAGCGGCGGCCGCATCGCGGTGCAGCCAGGCGCAATCGATGGGGCTGTATAAGTCGCGGCCGACAAAATTGTCGGGCGTGGCATAGCGCAAGTCGACGGCGATGCCGGCGATGCTGCTCAGGTGGCGAAATTGCGGATCATTACTCACCGCTTCCAATTGCAAACTTGCAACAGACATCAGACGCCTCTTTCCAGGCAATTGCGCGCCGCCACGCCGATGCTGTCGGCCAGGCGCCGCGCGCCATGCGACAGCGGCGAGTGGCTCGCCGTCAATAAATACAGTTGGATCGGGATCGTGGGCGCCCAAGGACGGCGCTGCAGCCGCTCGGGCGAGCCTGACGCGGCCGTAAACGGGTCGACGACGGCCATGCCGGCGCCCGCTTCCACCAGGGAACGGGCGATTTGATAGGTTTGCACCACGGTGGAAAACACAGGGTGGATATCCTGCGCTTCGCAGGCGGCCACCACCAGTTCACCCAGCGGATCGTTGTCGGCATGGCCGATCAGCTCGCCATTCAGGCCATGCGCCGTCAGCGGGGTGCCGCAATCGGCCTCGCGCCACGTGCCGGCCGGCGCAATCACCGTCATGACGCCCTGCGCGATCGGCTCGGCCACGATGCCCGGATGGCGCGGGTCTTGCAGCGACACGGCCAGGTCCGCTTCACCGAGGCGCAGGGTATTGACGATCTCGCCCGTGTGATGGGTGGCCAGTTGGCAACGCGTGTGAGGGAAGTCGCGCCGCCACTGCGTCATGGCGAAGGGCAAGACGCTGATGGCAATCGTCGGCGTGGAGACCAGGCGGATGGTTTCCACCGCATGGCCCTTCAGGCTGGCCGCCAGACGGCGGATGCCCAATAAATCGCGGTTGAGCTTTTCCGTCTCGACAAACAAACGGTGCGCCTCGGGCTTCGGGTACAGCTTGCCCCGTACGCGCTCGAACAGCGGCATGCCCAGTTGCAATTCGCAATGCTGCAAGACCTTGGTTACGGCCGGTTGCGAGATATGCAGCACCTGGGCGGCGCCGCTGATGGTGCCAACTTGCATGATGGCGTGAAACACTTCGATATGACGCAGCCGCATGAGCTATTCCTTTACCTTGCCGTGGCCGCCTGGGCCGTCAACGTTCAGCATATAAGAAAAAGTCATGGGCTGGAACGGCCATGCTACTTTGCAACAACAGCTGGGGCCGCTGGGACTGGCGTCGTCAGCACTTCCAGCAGGGCCGCCGTTTCGCCATCGGGCGTGCCATCGAACAAAGTGTTGCGGTATTTCATCTGGAAGGCGATCAGCACATTGCGCGTCGCTTCATCGAACACGCCCGTGTTCGGCGTCGCATAACCGTGCTGGGCCAGCTTTTTCTGGAACCAGACGGCATCCGGCACTTGCTGCTCAAACATGATTCGCTGCGCGGCAACGCGGTTCGCGTCCGGCCAGACGATCAGGCCCGCATCGGCCAGCTGACGCCATGGGAACAGCGGACCCGGATCCTGCTTGCGCTGCGGCGCGATCTCGTTATGACCAAGGATATTTTCCGGCGCGATGTTGTAGCGGGCCTGGATATCTTTCAGCAGCGGAATCAGCTCATCGATCTGCGCCTGCGGGAACGGGTACCAGAGACGGCCTTCCGGCGTGTCCTTGTAACCGGGATTGACGATCTCGATGCCGATCGAGCTGACATTCAACTGTGTATAAGTCTTCCAGTTACTCACACCCGCGTGGTTGGCCTGGCGCGATTCGTCGACCAGCACGTAAAACTTCGGCTTGTCCGTGTCCGTCAGCAAATAATGGCTGCTGACCACTTGTTCCGTCAGGATCTTGATCGAGCGGGGCAGGTCGCTGACCGTGTAATGGATGACGATGAATTTCACGCGCGGGCTCTGGCCGCGCGCGTTCAAGCTGTGGTCGAGGTGCGGCGCGGGCGTGGTACAGGCGGAGAGCAGGGCCACCAGCAGGGCGAGGGCGATTTTTTTCATGAAGGATCCGTGTTCGGGTTAATAAAATGTTCAGTGTTGACCTGTTTCTTGACGGCCGTCTTGACGGCGATCCTGGCCGCCGCCTCATGTGGACGGGCAACTTTCTGTTCCATCGTCAACGATACAGGCAAAGCGGCGCGCATGGCTGACGCAATGGCCGGGTGCAATTGCGCCGCGCGGCCCGCCAACACCACGGGACGCGGGCCATGGCGCGATACCAGTGCCAAGGCCAGGCGCGCCAGTTCCTGTCCCGCGCGCTGCAAGATGTCCAGCGCCAGCGGGTCGGCATCGGCACTGGCGGCCACGGCCAGCGCCAGCCGGCCGATGGCGCCCCGGTCCTGGCCATACATGAAGGCGCGCGACAATGACCAGTCGCTGCCGCCCAGTTGCGCAAACACGGCTTCGGCCATGGGCGCCTCTTGCCAGCTGCCGGGCGCCTCGTCTTCGCGGCGCCAGATATGGCGCAAGGCTTCGCGCGCGATCCAGTAACCGCCGCCGCCATCGTCAAGTAACACGCCGCGCCCGCCTGCGCGGTGAAACACGCCATCCGCATCGATCCAGGCGGCAATCGAGCCCGTGCCAGCGTAGACCAGATAACCTTCGCCGGGTTCAAAACTGTCGCGATAGGCGATGTCGATATCATTGCAGATCGTCACGTCAACGGCGTCCAGCGCCAGCAAGTCTGCCAGCATGTGCGCCAGCGCCACATCGTCGCCGCCAAAGCCCGTCAAGCCCGCCACCACGGCGCGCGGCTGGCCGATAGCCAGCACAGCCTGAGACAATTTCGCAAACGTGGCGTGCACGGCTGCGCGGCCCGCATCGCTGCTCATTTGCAAGGCAGACAAGCCTTGCACGGCCCCGTCCGCCACGATGGCACCATCCGCGCCGGCCAAAGCCCAGCGCGTTTGCGTGCCACCCGCGTCGATGCCCAGCCCGAGCACGGCAGTGTCAATATTGGTTGCAGGGAAGGAAATCATGGCATGAGTGTAAAGCCAAGCGGAGCTTGCAGGCATGAAAGCTTGCGCATGTTTCATGCCTGCAGGTTATGGATTGCCGGTAACCGGCAAAATTACTTGGCGGCGACCGTAAATGGTGCGCGCACGGTAACGCGGGGGCTTTCATTGCCGAGGCGGTCCACGGCGCTGACCACCACCGCATTGACTTTACCGGTGGCATCGTCGACCAGGGTCAACTCGCCTTGCACGCCCGTGACCACGGTAAAACGCCAGTCTTCGTCATAGCGGGCCCAGACGGCGTATTGCGCCACGGCTTTGCCGCCGCCCGCCGTCAATTTGATGTTGAGGCTGCTGGAATCGCGGCGCAAGGCCAGCACGGGCGTACCCGGCGCTTCCTTGCCCAGCCACGGCGTGGCGGGAATCAGGGCAGGGCTTTGATACACGCTCGCCTTGAGCTGGTCGCTGACACCCTTGCGGTTCTGCATCAGAGGCACCATGCTGAAATGCACCTGGCCATTCGCGCCAGGGCGAGTGCGCGTCACTTCGACTTGCTTGATGATCTCTTGCGGCGTGAAAGACTTGGCGGAATTGTCGATGCGGCTCGTGTACAGGCCTGGCCACACATGGCGGCCATACGGATTTTGCGCCAGCCAGTAGTCGAGCAGCACGCCAAACGCTTGCGGCGCCTGCGCCACGGGCCAGTACAGCTGCGGCGACAGATAATCGAGCCAGCCCTTGGCCAGCCACAATTCCGCATCCGCATACAATTTATCGTACTGGCTGAAGCCGACGATGCCGGCAGGGCGGCGGTCCGGACGGCCGATGCCGAACGGGCTGATGCCGAAACGCACCCAGCTCTTTTCGCGGTGTATGCCTGTATATAAAGCTTCGATCAGCTGGTTGACGTTCTGGCGGCGCCAGGAAGGGCGGTCCAGCTGGCCACCGGCCAGCAGATATTGCTGCCAGGAAGGCTCATCGGGAAACGGCAGTTCGCGCTTGGCGCCGCCATTGCCCGCGTCCAGCGCGGCAGTTTCCGCACCGGCACCAGCGCCGGGCGCGTCGATCGGATACGGATAAAAGTAATCGTCGATGTGCACGCCATCGATATCGTAGCGGCGCACCACGTCGAGCACCACGTCCGTCGTGTGCTTGGACGCGGCGGCGTCGCCCGGATCCATCCACAGGTAGCGGCCGTATTGCTTGACGGACGCCGGATTGGTGGACGCGAAACTGTCGCGCGCCAGCGGCGACTTGGCCGTCGCGTGACGGGCACGGTAGGGATTGAACCAGGCGTGCAACTCCAGGCCGCGCGCATGCGCCTGCGTCACCCAGAAGGCCAGCGGATCATACATGGGCAATGGCGGCTGGCCTTGCTTGCCAGTCAGGTATTCCGACCACGGCTCCAGCTGCGACGGGTAAATCGTGTCGGCGCTAGGGCGCACTTGCAGCACAATCGCGTTCAGATTCAAGGACTTGGCGCGGTCGAGGATGGCCAGCGCTTCGGCTTGCTGCTTGGCGACAGGCAAATTGCTGCGGCTGGGCCAGTCGATATTGGCGACCGTCGAGACCCAGGCGGCGCGAAATTCGCGCGGCGCCGGCGGCGGCACTTCGCCCGTGATGTGCTGTACGGGCGGCACGGCCGGCAAACCCGCCTCGCCCGGCGTCACCGCGGACGGCAGCTTGGTGCTGGTACAGCTGCTGAGCAATGTGGCGGTGGCCAGCGCGGCCAATACGCCGGCGCTGGCGCCCAGGCGTTTTTTGAAAGTAGACAACAAAACAATTCCTTGCAGTGGTGGAGCGCAGGTCTATCGGTGCGGGCATTTTACTGTGCGCCCGACATCCATGCGGGCGCACAGTTCAAAAGAATCAGGCCTCGGCCTTCTTGCCGAATTCGGGATCGATCTTGACCAGCGCAGCCATGATGAAAGCTGGAATCGTGGCGATGCAGACCCATATGAAGAAGTGCTGGTAGCCGAGCATTTGCTGTATCCAGCCGCTGGCCATGCCGGGCAACATCATGCCCAAGGCCATGAAACCCGTGCAAATCGCGTAATGGGCCGTTTTATGCGCGCCATCGGAGACCATGATCATGTACAACATATAAGAAGCGAAACCGAAGCCATAGCCGAATTGCTCCAGCGCGATGCCACCGGCGATCACATAGATGCTGCTGGGCAAGGCGCTGGCCAGGTAAACAAAGACCAGGTCGGGCAGGTGCACGGACAGCACCATGATCCACAAACAGCGTTTCAAGCCGAAGCGGGAAATGATGAATCCGCCCAGCAAGCCACCGAGGGTCAGGGCGATCACGCCGATGGTGCCGTAGACGAGGCCCACCTGTTCCGTGCTGAGGCCCAGGCCGCCCTTGGCGACAGGGTCGAGCAGGAAAGGCGCGGCCAATTTGAGCAGTTGCGCTTCGCCGAGGCGGAACAGCAGCAAGAAGCCGAGGATGACGACAATATCCTTCTTCTTGAAAAAGGCAGCAAAGGTGGCGACAAACTCTTGCAGAGGAGAAACACCGGCGCCCTGGATGCTGGGGTGGTCGTCCTTGGGTTTCGGCAAGACAAAATAGTGATACAGGAAGAGGGCGATGAACAGGCCCGCCAGAATGGCGAACACGACGGACCAGGCCAGCTGCACATTGCCCGTCGCATGCGTGAGATAGCCGGCCAGGTACACGAGGCCACCCTGACCGGCGATCATCGCCAGGCGGTAAAAGGTGCTGCGCACGCCGACAAAGGCCGCTTGCTGGTGCTCTTCCAGGCCCAGCATATAAAAGCCGTCGGCGGCAATATCATGCGTGGCGGAACTGAAGGCCATCAGCCAGAAGATGGCCAGGCTGATCTGGAAAAAGTGCGGCAGCGAGGTCGTCAGGGCCACCAGCGCCAGCGCGGCGCCGATCACCAGCTGCAAGCCGACGATCCAGAAGCGCTTGGTGCGGTACATATCGATGAAGGGCGACCACAGGGGCTTGATGACCCACGGCAAGTACAACCAGCTGGTGTACAGGGCAATATCCGTATTGCTGAAACCATAGTTCTTGTACATGATCACGGACAAGGTCATGACCACTACATAGGGGATGCCCTGGCCGAAATACAGGGAAGGGATCCACAGCCACGGCTTATTTGATGGCTTATTCGCGCGCGCCGGGGCGGTTTGTTTCACTAGCTCCATACATCCTTCTTTGTCTCCCAGACAGAAGAATGCCGCGCCATCGGATCACGCCGCCAGTGCCGCCCGCACACTGCCGTCCGCGCCGGCCAACAATGCCTGTGCCTGGTTTGTGTTGATTTTTTTGATCAAGGCAACAATCGCCACCTTGACGTGATAGTGGCATTGCTCCAGCACGGTCCTGGCCTGCACTTCGCTGGCGCCCGTGGCGTGCATGGTCAGACGCACCGCCCGCCAGATCAGCTTGGCGTTGGTCGGCTTCAAGTCTACCATCAAGTTTCCGTAAGTTTTGTGCAAACCGACCATCAGGGCGCTGGAAATCGTGTTCAGGGTGATTTTTTGCGCCGTGCCCGCCTTCAAACGCGTGCTGCCGGAAATGACTTCCATACCCGTGTCGAGCACGATGCCGCATTGCGCCTCGTGCGCCACGGGGGCATCCACATTGTTGGCGATGCCTATCGTCAAGGCGCCCGCCTGGCGTGCGGCCAGCAAGGCGCCCAGCACATACGGCGTGGCGCCGGAGGCGGCCAGCAGAATCACCACGTCATTGACCTGCGGCTGCAGGGCCAGTAAATCCTTCTCACCTTGCGATAAATCATCTTCCGCGCCTTCCACAGCCGTAAACATGGCGCCCGCGCCGCCGGCCAGGATGGCGACGGCCCGTTCCGGTGGCCAGGAAAACGTGGGATTGAGTTCAACGCTGTCGAGTACGCCCAGGCGGCCCGACGTGCCGGCGCCCACATACAGCAGCCGCCCACCGGCAGCGATGCGAGGCAGGGCGGCCGTGATGGCGGCGGCGATGTCGGGCGAGGCCAACCGGACGGCCTCGACGGCCCAGAACTGGTCATCGACCAGCGCCGCCACCAGTTGCTCCACCGGATACAGGTCCAGATCCGGATGCCGCCGGCTCGGAGTTTCAG is a window of Janthinobacterium rivuli DNA encoding:
- a CDS encoding sodium-dependent transporter; this translates as MKQQAQGSGLTLKRAGFTTGFGVLAATLGSAVGLGNIWKFPYLTGANGGAGFLLIYLLATLLVGLPVMIAEITLGRRAKVNPISTMEQLAPKGKPWWLVGVIGMVAAFLIVAFYSEVVGWVFAYIAKAIDGSILSSDKLVTEAAFASLISNPLQSLLWQWGVLLFIGGILMLGVTKGIEAIAKKLMPLLFLLLLLLCAVSLSLDKAAEGLAFLFRPDFSKLTASVVLTAMGLAFFKLSVGMGTMMTYGSYFRDDQDIPVTTLRVMAADLGVSMLAGIAIFPAVFTFGFAPSAGPSLVFITIPAVFSQIPMGQALMVVFFILAAVAATGAMLSLMEVPVVIFHERFGWTRTRATIVTMLLLAVLGSVCALSNSTLADFKLFNLNMFDLFDFVSSNIFLPVGGIAIALFTGWAWGKDHFIDAISNHGQLQNRKLAHVLLFLLRFVSPVLILIVMLKGLKVF
- a CDS encoding N-acetylglucosamine kinase codes for the protein MISFPATNIDTAVLGLGIDAGGTQTRWALAGADGAIVADGAVQGLSALQMSSDAGRAAVHATFAKLSQAVLAIGQPRAVVAGLTGFGGDDVALAHMLADLLALDAVDVTICNDIDIAYRDSFEPGEGYLVYAGTGSIAAWIDADGVFHRAGGRGVLLDDGGGGYWIAREALRHIWRREDEAPGSWQEAPMAEAVFAQLGGSDWSLSRAFMYGQDRGAIGRLALAVAASADADPLALDILQRAGQELARLALALVSRHGPRPVVLAGRAAQLHPAIASAMRAALPVSLTMEQKVARPHEAAARIAVKTAVKKQVNTEHFINPNTDPS
- a CDS encoding N-acetylmuramoyl-L-alanine amidase produces the protein MKKIALALLVALLSACTTPAPHLDHSLNARGQSPRVKFIVIHYTVSDLPRSIKILTEQVVSSHYLLTDTDKPKFYVLVDESRQANHAGVSNWKTYTQLNVSSIGIEIVNPGYKDTPEGRLWYPFPQAQIDELIPLLKDIQARYNIAPENILGHNEIAPQRKQDPGPLFPWRQLADAGLIVWPDANRVAAQRIMFEQQVPDAVWFQKKLAQHGYATPNTGVFDEATRNVLIAFQMKYRNTLFDGTPDGETAALLEVLTTPVPAAPAVVAK
- a CDS encoding LysR family transcriptional regulator — encoded protein: MRLRHIEVFHAIMQVGTISGAAQVLHISQPAVTKVLQHCELQLGMPLFERVRGKLYPKPEAHRLFVETEKLNRDLLGIRRLAASLKGHAVETIRLVSTPTIAISVLPFAMTQWRRDFPHTRCQLATHHTGEIVNTLRLGEADLAVSLQDPRHPGIVAEPIAQGVMTVIAPAGTWREADCGTPLTAHGLNGELIGHADNDPLGELVVAACEAQDIHPVFSTVVQTYQIARSLVEAGAGMAVVDPFTAASGSPERLQRRPWAPTIPIQLYLLTASHSPLSHGARRLADSIGVAARNCLERGV
- a CDS encoding glycoside hydrolase family 10 protein; this encodes MLSTFKKRLGASAGVLAALATATLLSSCTSTKLPSAVTPGEAGLPAVPPVQHITGEVPPPAPREFRAAWVSTVANIDWPSRSNLPVAKQQAEALAILDRAKSLNLNAIVLQVRPSADTIYPSQLEPWSEYLTGKQGQPPLPMYDPLAFWVTQAHARGLELHAWFNPYRARHATAKSPLARDSFASTNPASVKQYGRYLWMDPGDAAASKHTTDVVLDVVRRYDIDGVHIDDYFYPYPIDAPGAGAGAETAALDAGNGGAKRELPFPDEPSWQQYLLAGGQLDRPSWRRQNVNQLIEALYTGIHREKSWVRFGISPFGIGRPDRRPAGIVGFSQYDKLYADAELWLAKGWLDYLSPQLYWPVAQAPQAFGVLLDYWLAQNPYGRHVWPGLYTSRIDNSAKSFTPQEIIKQVEVTRTRPGANGQVHFSMVPLMQNRKGVSDQLKASVYQSPALIPATPWLGKEAPGTPVLALRRDSSSLNIKLTAGGGKAVAQYAVWARYDEDWRFTVVTGVQGELTLVDDATGKVNAVVVSAVDRLGNESPRVTVRAPFTVAAK
- a CDS encoding M15 family metallopeptidase, with the translated sequence MSVASLQLEAVSNDPQFRHLSSIAGIAVDLRYATPDNFVGRDLYSPIDCAWLHRDAAAALEQAVAWLAERRPDHHLLVLDALRPQRVQQQLWDALQGTELLGYIAEPSRGSIHSFGMALDITIVGPDGQELDMGTGFDDLSERSHPALELVMLERGEITQGQVDHRRLLRDAMFQAGFFGINSEWWHFDCGDRVLVRQTYTRVL